The following nucleotide sequence is from Triticum dicoccoides isolate Atlit2015 ecotype Zavitan chromosome 7B, WEW_v2.0, whole genome shotgun sequence.
GACTGCTTTGCTCAGCcaatcttatagcgttgttagttgcaggtgaagttgaagattgccccatgatggacaggattatgttgggatatcacaatatctcttatttaattaatgcatctatatacttggtaaagggtggaagactcggccttatgcctggtgttttgttccactcttgccgccctagtttctgtcataccggtgttatgttcccggattttgcgttccttacgcggttgggtgatttatgggacccccttgacagttcgctttgaataaaactcctccagcaaggcccatccttggttttaccatttggctcacctagccctttttcccttgggttttcggagcccgagggtcatctttatttcagcccccgggccaatgcttgtcgaagtgttggtccgaaccaagtagactgcggggccccctcggggaaactcgaggtctgttttactcgtaggatgtctcatccggtgttgccctgagaacaagatatgtgcagctcctatcgggattgtgggcgcatcgggtggctttgctggtcttgttttaccattgtcgaaatgtcttataaaccgggattctgagactgatcaggtcttcttgggagaaggaatatccttcgttgatcgcgagagcttatcatgggctaagttgggacacccctgcagggtataaactttcaaaagctgtgcctgcggttatgggcagatgggaatttgttaatgtccggttgtagataacttgacaccagatcccaattaaaacgcatcaaccacgtgtgtagccgtgatggtctcttctcggcggagtccgggaagtgaacacggttttgggttatgtttgacgtaagtaggagttcagaatcacctcttgatcattgctagcttcacaaccgttccttttcttctctcctcgctcttatttgcgtatgttagccaccatatcatgcttagccgctgctgcaacctcaccactttaccccttcctttccctttaagctttgctagtcttgatacccatggtaatgggattgctgagtcctcgtggctcacagattactacaacactaGTTACAgatacatgttatgcgatgatcatgacgcgagagcgatgtttacttgttttggagttcttcttctgcttcttcttcgatcaggggataggttccaggtcggcagcctgggctagcagggtggatgtcgtttgagcttctgtttgtgtttcatccatagtcggatgttgatcttatgtatgatgtgttgttgtattcatgtggcattgtgtgcctcttgtatgtatccccatctattatgtaatgttgatgtaatgatatccaccttgcaaaagcatttcaatatgcgggtctatccttggtgggaccttcaagttccttttggatagggtcgcatattgagcGTGACAAGtttgtatcagagcctcgaccgaccataggagcccccttgattgatcgtgtagtttggacgatgtcgagtctagaagaaaattgttttcggagtctagttatatcggagagtacgaattcttttactcctctgccccttcgtcgctctggtaaggaatcctgacgtaggtgttttgaactactcctcttccctttcaaattttctttaggatcacgtggttagtttcgtgagttgtccatcctcttttgtccagtgcatttctcgtcaagttgtctcgagcctcttcatctttgccaagttcaatcctcaattgttttcttttccccacccgtcctcccctttttctcctcggagccggagtccgtaatcgagtatccatcctactcgtgcgaagtctttgctttctttcctccatGATTTCAACCGATGTTTTCTCCTCAAGATAtttgtcggtttccccttccaagtttcctttgttttttcctgccctcccaccctttccttctcggagtttgagtctctttcgaccatcgtcTTCATTcgcgcggaacctcttcagtcttccgTAAATTATCTCAATCGGTGAATTCTCGTcccgtttgacattcttcatctctttttcttcactttggactcaattcaagtttttcgggttgatcataactTTTTCCTCGAAGTGCTTTCTTTGCTCGTTTGCCTCTTGCCATTTAATCGTTCTGGAGTGCAGAagtcatctcagaagattcgtgtttgcattcaattaattcgaggttgtcacgtcattcaaatatttcaattgtttcggtgcatCATCAATCTGTCCaaaaatccttttcaacggtgttttttagtgggccctaacccacaggtcttttcccaggatcttacctgactcttctaatttcctgaAGCTATTATCAAATTCTTTTCGGAGTTTGACGTAaggatgaatttcatcagtcagatcttttccaagatcgatttcaaattatttcattgttggctcaacctcttcgcttttcattctcccggagtatctcagtaattttggtggtatttctcgttttcatttgaagatcgaagaagagttcctcttaaatattGTCCATTCtttcaaagattcgtggttctggcttcatattatcctctcgaattattccatttgtcagatatttttttcttacccatccggagtttgtcagaagtcgttttcccgtttcttttcaccaaaggccatcgttccagaagaattcttcgccctcagatttcagctatcgttatccaattatcccggtgcttcgttcaagtgctctttaatcacctcatgatctctttgttcttttgcatctaaatcccctcaggcATATTTGATCGTCtacttcttcccggtgattctttctcttttcttcgttcattttcatttcttacggtggttcgttcaagatttattTCCATTCTTTTCACATATATTCTTTCGTTCTTTTCAGTcccaccggtggttcatgaagactttctcaagttttgtgctatattccccttaatccttttcaacaggaatatgtagtatgcaaaatccattgcttgtcatcaatttaattttatGAAGGATAagaatacaataaatcttattcttatttcctcgaagtGAGTAATCCCatacttcggagtttgttcttgatgaataaattctagttccaagtgttttcatcttttcttttccggagttctaatttcctcggccatttcgtcggaaaccCCATcttaatcatcgcaaggctcatcttattctttcttccttcattttatctcgtcatacttttgttaccagagttcttcacggtggctcatcatgatttaattcattcctcaagtgttcatcaagattcttatcgaaggagctcaagtatctttccttcttgtttttctaagtgcaattaattctccgtattcttttgaagtggagttttgcatttcttcgttcttctcagctatccaatcttttccgtttgtggccggttatcaccttatgatcttgagatgttacctataagaccacaacaagcttattttttcgttgttgattttctcaacaactccgtttcaaccttccttctaaagatgctttcaatttcattcgtggcacaagttgtcattttcttctccgttcttttcattcaactctttcaattctttccggaggttttgtgtcatgtcttcatcaagtatcattccatcctctgaagcaagtgttctattcctccatgtttcagccggaatgctgcctaaatcctttcagtcttattcgtttcttatctcgttctaaccggagtggtttcatagtcaatctgattccgtgagctttcgattctcgtcattctcgtcgttcctctcttcttcccgagtgctctcgattctttgcttcttctcttgagttcttgtttcacctcatccttttccccttccgtctcggtcctaagatctcgggacgagatatcttgttagtggaggagagttgtaacgccccggtttcgatgcgctaggtgtcacccagttatttgccgtcattgccatgtcattttattgcgtgttgcattttatcatgtcatcatgtgcatctcattttgcatatgtgtttgtctcatgcatacgagcattttccccgttgtccgttttgcaatccagcactcctatgccctccggcgttccccttttgtctcatgttgtgagcgggtgttaagctttctcggaatggaccgaggtttgccaagcggccttggtatagcaccggtagaccgcatgtcaagtttcatgccatttggaggtcgtttgatgctccaacggttaaccgggtcaccgcaaaggcctcttttgtgtgcagcccaacacccctccaaagtgtcccaataacccatccaaaccccctccatgctctcggccgttcgatcacgatcgcgtggccaaaaaccgctcctcatttggagtctcctagctccttctacctatatatatgtgccccttcccgaatttttcgcgcagtccaaaccctagccaaactcctccccgccgccggacatgtccgcctccgcgccggacgtgtccactgCCGCCGCCACGTCACTCCGACCAATCGGGTCATGCCACCTCACCCCAGCGGCCGCTCCCGGCCAACGGGAGCACGCCACGTCAGCCCCGCCGGCTTTCCTCTCTCTcttcccaccgccgcggcccgctcaGCCCACGGCCGGCCTGCCCCGGGCCGCAACCGGGCTCCACGAGCCTACGCGCGCCACCCGTCTTCCTTGCTGTCGATGAGCATTGCCACCGTCCTCTACCGGTGCCGCCCCGCTACCGCACCGACGCAACCccgtcgcccgcgccgccgccggatctggcacctccctcgccggccaccaccaccaccNNNNNNNNNNNNNNNNNNNNNNNNNNNNNNNNNNNNNNNNNNNNNNNNNNNNNNNNNNNNNNNNNNNNNNNNNNNNNNNNNNNNNNNNNNNNNNNNNNNNNNNNNNNNNNNNNNNNNNNNNNNNNNNNNNNNNNNNNNNNNNNNNNNNNGGATACAAGCCCCGGCCGCGCCGCGCGTCCTGCGCCGGTGCCCCTGCCGTCGCCCGAAGCTCCGCCATCGGTCGCCGCTGCTCCACTcgacgggatccggccggatccgaccccgaccccgccgtcgccggatccggcctcccccACCCTGTCCCCGACTTCTCCGGTCGCCGGCGcctcggatccggcgagatccgccgccgcatCGAGTTCCGTGCAGCCCGAGGTTGACCCCCAAATATCCCACCAAGTCCCTCAGTTTTGCATATTCTGGTGCCTATTTTTCCATGCCATATCTCCTAGCATattgctccgttttgcgtgcattatatatcaaaatgttcgacatgagatgctcttcatttcattccattgtgccatgttcatttgagatcatcttgataccctaatcatcgttgcatgagtgctatatgatgttaatctatcgaaactgttataacttggtgatttgtcatttttgttgcatttgatgtgtgcatcctatgagcatgagctctacacgtGTTTTGTATTAAATCATGCCATATTtaaagtggtgccatccatgtatttttgtgggtcttttagtgagtgcatcgagctcgtgaagtagggtacttgctatttctgttttgctagtctgaatgtgTTAcaacatgatgctatgtaaacctgctgctaccagtcattctatgcataatctggagatgttcactaagtatgttttgttatacatgtcatgccctatccattcatgcccctggttgcatttatagccttctttagcttgttgtaatcatgctccaaagttgctaaataatgttgctgtcagcctgttaacattaagttcagttttgccatgtgttttgctagtgatccatgcaccctatgaacttgttcttgccatgcttagcttcataaatatgtcatcttactgttggttgccttgacatgccatgtatttctctgtggtgagtggttcaagctcaccaacttgGCTacatattgttgttcctgccatgtctgaatctgtcatataacttgccatgtttacatgggtgccatcatattttctgtgcccttttggctcttggtcagtaagggacttttgttatatgagaaTAGTATATtcctgccatgcctttgtttgccatgttaacttCCGGTAgcatgttttttgatagctctaaacattgcaacctgatgttatttctgctaatgtctgaaactgttattatttgcaatcttgccatgtccttttgagcatattCTAGTGatatctggagatagctcagtgttcatgttttgttatgctttacctgtacttcatgctcatgcctttttttcttatgttggggtgctgtaggttGTCGTTTTGAtgattgcaagatgcctagttgctgttttggacagtttgttgctataacttgtatagagtatgtgttgcaccgttgctccgttttgagtgtgctccatatgaaactttcttgattttgcatgtagcttcatattatcatgttgcatccttgttttgaggtgtttgcttgatgcttGAATGACTTTTTGCattaatgtcatgtttaacttgttttgctcatatcttctaggccttagctccgaattaaatgaactttatatgtaacttgactagaatctcgtgtagatcatcttggtgcattttaacttgctgtttaagaacttcaacttaatgtttgttcagatctggaccaatttcgaaatttgcatatgaggacttaccggaattgttatatgttgtttccggcctcatttaaacttattttgatgtgttgctcttgtatgcatcatctcttgccatgagtagcctcatatagttttgtcatgcatcGTACTTGGTTGAGCAtgttgtcatgtatatgtgtggtgtgtttaatatgttgtgtgcttcttctcgatagttcctgtttcgttgcgatcgtgaggattcgttcgtctatgcttggttcgtcttcgtggcttcatcttcttcatggactcattcttcttcctagcgggatttcaggtaagatgaccgtaaccttggatctcattactatcattgctatgctagttgcatcgatctatcgctatgctgcactacctatcttttgctcttcaagcctcccaaattgccatgtcagcctccaaccttttcacccttcctagcaaaccattgcttggctatgttactgctttgctcagtccctcttatagcgttgttagttgcaggtgaagttgaagattgccccatgatggacaggattatgttgggatatcacatctcttatttaattaatgcatctatatctaACATATAAAACCTCCTAGAGTACCCGTCGATCTGGAGGCATCGAGCGCGCACTGCGTTTTTTGACCGTGCGATCTAGTTATTCAGGCGGTAACAGTGTTTTTTTGGTCGCTTGCGTCTGGCCAGCCGTCCATTTTTTTCACGTCCATGGCCACTTCAGCAGAGGATGACGGGTGGGGTCGTTAGACTGTGGGGGCCAGCAAGCAGAGGTTGGGTTTCTCTGTACGCTACGTGAAGGTTGGCGGAGCGTGGGCAGTTTCTGATTGGCTGGCAACCGCGTGAACCGTAGCCCCAATCCACAGCCCCCacgcccctctctccccctccccaaTCAACAGCACCCacgctcctccctcctccctcctccctccctcacccgccgccacgctccctcccaccttctcctcctcctcttccctagAAGCCCGCCCCCAACTGCTACtcctccaccgcctcgcctcttcctcctcctcaccttTCAATCGCTCGCATGCAGGTCACCCGACAACAGGGGCAGTCAGGAAGGCTTCCCAGCCTGATGGAGGAGCACGCCGCCGCCGCAGGCTGCCTGTCCCGATCCGCGTCCGTCCCGACGCAGCCTGGCGGATCTTTCTCGGGAGGCAGCGAGAGTTGCAGGCGCAGCGGTCGGCGTCCATGCGCTACTCAACTGGGTCGTCGTGGCCAGGCTCGGTCATGGCCTCCTGGGCGCGTCAATGGTCGGCAACGGCTCCTGGTGGCTCATCAATGTGGCGCAGTTCGTGTACGTCGTCAGCGGCTCCTTCCCAAAGGCGTGGACGGGGTTCTCGCCcaaggcgttcaccagtctctgcggGTTCGTCAGGCTCTCCCTCGTCTAATTAGTACCTACAGGCGCTCTGGTTCATACTTCCGTTGCTTCCTGGTGTATTTAGTATCTACAGACGAAATTCTTTCGTCACCCATCAACACTTCTGTTTTCTTCTGAGTAGGAGTGATTTTTGTGTTGCAGGCCATGGCCGAGCAAGAGGATTCCGCTGTTGTGCACGACCTGGTCTTCTTTTTCTCCGCGTTGGACAGCACCAGCTGAGCTATAGGTTATTCGGCTCTGCTGTATGAGGCAATAATGAATAAGAACAATATCAGCCTTTTAATGTGCAGGTTTATGACTGCATTACATATCTTGGTGGCTGGCTGTCCATGCCATTTCAGTAGTTCAATTATGCATTACCTGCAATTAGTCAAGTGATTAGTTATTACCTATAGTGTCTGGACCTTATTTGGTTTGGTCAATTTAGTCATTCATCGTCCATTTTTCTAAATTTATTGGTATTTTTAATATGTCATTTGTGTCAGCGCATTAATGTCACATCTTGTAATTGTTTATCTACCAGGAAATCATATTATTAAGATGTCTCTGTTACTAATGGATAATGAGTAAAAACTTCATTTATGAATATTATATGCAAAAACGTCTTCCTTTGTGCTGCCCCTTTGTCTTAGAAATTCACAGGGAGGAAGCTCTAGGATAGAGTGTTtgactttt
It contains:
- the LOC119336357 gene encoding uncharacterized protein LOC119336357, coding for MQVTRQQGQSGRLPSLMEEHAAAAGCLSRSASVPTQPGGSFSGGSESCRRSGRRPCATQLGRRGQARSWPPGRVNGRQRLLVAHQCGAVRVRRQRLLPKGVDGVLAQGVHQSLRAMAEQEDSAVVHDLVFFFSALDSTS